In Curtobacterium sp. MCPF17_002, one genomic interval encodes:
- a CDS encoding alpha-L-rhamnosidase, whose amino-acid sequence MVLLDSAANGNGNGNGNDNGDGHGEVDGHRDPIGTASETVRFAWRPAGPGPQTAVRVVVVDGSETVWDSGRIATDRPWLRSPRGLRFAPWHRLAWEARIESGTTVDTARGTFTPAPDAADDWSGAEWVTASPAVPAGDPASPRERSVDGSLAAPLLSRVVPAGAPVVRALLAVAAGGHVDVRVDDALATDEVLSPTTTHWDRRVQVVLHDLTAALADGTAHDLELELGRGFFGMTNANVWAWERAPWHAEPRVRAVLRLERADGGVQVIRTGGDWGARRGTILLDDLYGGEVHDLRRRRGRPLAEPAVPATVVTGPAGRLQARLEQPIRVVEELAPTAVVEAAPGEWVVTFPRVVAGWVRLRLPAGSPGATVRVRYGERLRADGLPNADDEKHYFEDGFQTDEVTLDEDAVVWEPRFSYKGFRHMQLSGWPGAPSAADVTACVVRTDAARTGTFTVDDDLLQWIHDATMHTVENNLHGYPTDTPKYEKNGWTGDAAVGADMFLTNVDTAGVLTKWVEDLAETVVPGHPPALIAPNAGVFGVDTRAPVWHAALVTVPWDLYRHTGDPTVLERHVDTIEGYARFELSRSPGGIADTILGDWVAPGTDPGGGNPPEDSRVPATAFLVRILDTVARIDEVLGRDASWAVSAAAEVRAAFAREFVVDGVVRGPRDAGFRQSHQVLALAFDVVEEPSLRASIAAGLAADVRARGDHLDTGAIGTKWLLPVLTDAGYGDLALAVARQTTAPSWGAWRGAGATSTFEHWDLAARSHGHFFLGTVDDWLTGYVAGIRLVEPGWRRFTVAPAVCGPVGSASCSVATPYGRAGVRWHLLRGAGDLRGAGDLRGAGDLGGAVELEVTVPPGTTADVRLPSGRTETLGAGTHTLR is encoded by the coding sequence ATGGTGCTCCTGGACAGCGCTGCCAACGGCAACGGCAACGGCAACGGCAACGACAACGGCGACGGACACGGCGAGGTCGACGGACACCGTGACCCGATCGGGACGGCCAGCGAGACCGTCCGGTTCGCGTGGCGACCCGCCGGCCCCGGCCCGCAGACGGCCGTCCGGGTCGTGGTGGTGGACGGCAGCGAGACCGTCTGGGACTCGGGACGCATCGCGACCGACCGCCCGTGGCTGCGTTCCCCGCGCGGCCTGCGGTTCGCACCGTGGCACCGACTCGCCTGGGAGGCCCGGATCGAGTCCGGCACGACGGTCGACACCGCACGTGGCACGTTCACCCCCGCACCCGACGCTGCGGACGACTGGTCCGGTGCCGAGTGGGTCACCGCGTCGCCGGCGGTCCCCGCAGGCGACCCCGCGAGTCCTCGCGAACGCTCCGTCGACGGTTCCCTCGCGGCCCCGCTGCTGTCGAGGGTCGTGCCCGCCGGGGCGCCGGTCGTCCGCGCGCTCCTGGCGGTCGCCGCCGGCGGGCACGTCGACGTCCGGGTGGACGATGCGCTCGCGACCGACGAGGTGCTCTCGCCGACCACCACGCACTGGGACCGGCGGGTCCAGGTCGTCCTGCACGACCTCACCGCCGCGCTCGCCGACGGCACCGCCCACGATCTGGAGCTCGAGCTGGGCCGTGGGTTCTTCGGCATGACGAACGCGAACGTCTGGGCGTGGGAACGCGCGCCGTGGCACGCCGAACCACGCGTCCGGGCGGTCCTGCGGCTCGAGCGGGCCGACGGCGGGGTGCAGGTGATCCGCACCGGGGGTGACTGGGGCGCTCGACGCGGGACGATCCTCCTGGACGACCTGTACGGCGGCGAGGTCCACGACCTCCGCCGGCGCCGGGGCCGGCCCCTCGCGGAGCCGGCGGTCCCGGCGACCGTGGTGACCGGGCCCGCCGGACGGCTGCAGGCACGGCTCGAACAGCCGATCCGCGTCGTCGAGGAACTCGCCCCGACCGCGGTCGTCGAGGCGGCGCCCGGCGAGTGGGTCGTCACGTTCCCCCGCGTGGTCGCGGGGTGGGTGCGGCTGCGTCTGCCCGCTGGGAGCCCCGGAGCGACGGTCCGCGTGCGGTACGGCGAACGGCTCCGCGCCGACGGCCTGCCGAACGCCGACGACGAGAAGCACTACTTCGAGGACGGGTTCCAGACCGACGAGGTGACGCTCGACGAGGACGCGGTCGTCTGGGAGCCGCGGTTCTCCTACAAGGGCTTCCGTCACATGCAGCTGTCCGGGTGGCCCGGCGCGCCGTCCGCGGCGGACGTGACGGCCTGCGTCGTCCGGACCGATGCCGCTCGCACGGGCACGTTCACCGTCGACGACGACCTGCTCCAGTGGATCCACGACGCGACGATGCACACCGTGGAGAACAACCTCCACGGTTACCCGACGGACACACCGAAGTACGAGAAGAACGGCTGGACCGGTGACGCCGCCGTCGGGGCCGACATGTTCCTCACCAACGTGGACACGGCCGGCGTCCTGACGAAGTGGGTCGAGGACCTCGCCGAGACCGTCGTGCCGGGTCACCCGCCCGCGCTCATCGCCCCGAACGCCGGGGTGTTCGGCGTCGACACCCGGGCACCGGTGTGGCACGCGGCACTGGTCACCGTGCCGTGGGACCTCTACCGACACACGGGCGACCCCACCGTGCTCGAACGGCACGTCGACACGATCGAGGGGTACGCGCGCTTCGAGCTGTCGCGGTCGCCCGGCGGCATCGCGGACACGATCCTCGGCGACTGGGTCGCTCCCGGGACAGACCCCGGTGGCGGCAACCCGCCGGAGGACTCCCGCGTGCCGGCGACCGCGTTCCTCGTGCGGATCCTCGACACGGTCGCTCGGATCGACGAGGTCCTCGGCCGTGACGCCTCGTGGGCGGTCTCCGCGGCCGCCGAGGTCCGCGCCGCGTTCGCACGCGAGTTCGTCGTGGACGGGGTCGTCCGCGGGCCGCGCGACGCGGGCTTCCGGCAGTCGCACCAGGTCCTCGCCCTCGCGTTCGACGTCGTCGAGGAGCCGTCGCTGCGGGCGTCGATCGCCGCCGGACTCGCCGCCGACGTCCGTGCACGCGGGGACCACCTCGACACCGGGGCGATCGGCACGAAGTGGCTGCTGCCGGTCCTCACCGACGCCGGGTACGGCGACCTGGCGCTCGCCGTGGCACGGCAGACGACCGCACCGTCGTGGGGTGCCTGGCGAGGAGCCGGCGCGACGTCGACGTTCGAGCACTGGGACCTCGCCGCGCGCTCACACGGGCACTTCTTCCTCGGAACGGTGGACGACTGGCTGACCGGGTACGTCGCGGGCATCCGGCTCGTCGAGCCCGGATGGCGCCGGTTCACCGTCGCGCCGGCGGTGTGCGGTCCGGTGGGATCGGCGTCGTGCTCGGTCGCGACGCCGTACGGCAGAGCCGGCGTCCGCTGGCATCTGCTCCGAGGAGCCGGCGACCTCCGAGGAGCAGGCGACCTCCGAGGAGCAGGCGACCTCGGCGGAGCCGTCGAGCTCGAGGTGACGGTACCGCCCGGGACCACCGCCGACGTCCGGCTGCCGTCGGGCCGTACCGAGACCCTCGGCGCGGGCACGCACACGCTCCGCTGA
- a CDS encoding helix-turn-helix transcriptional regulator, translated as MDTDEPGGPAVVWANWYRFRARERIRHERVMSLCFLWVLGGTGTVRSTGRTFTLEAGSVLRLPWDHDVEYVADDHAPFRLGTVHVVPRHRHGPPVLPLVAHQPGDELYRSPDRSGDRGVPVSSAASSATARRIASLGRYAVERFGETDVEEPVLRSLGALFTAEAAVITAVTTAASTASGTASGTSGVAANGGADGGVPVALEAMTAFVAQHLDRPLSVAEIAAAGDCSPSTAGRLFTAHLGASVSAWVRDARMREAADLLRTTGLRIGEVARAVGFADQLYFSRVFRAAFGVPPSRYGRDVIRP; from the coding sequence ATGGACACGGACGAACCCGGCGGGCCGGCGGTGGTCTGGGCGAACTGGTACCGCTTCCGGGCCCGCGAGCGCATCCGCCACGAACGGGTGATGAGCCTGTGCTTCCTCTGGGTCCTCGGCGGCACCGGGACCGTCCGGTCGACGGGACGGACGTTCACGCTCGAGGCGGGCTCGGTGCTCCGGCTGCCCTGGGACCACGACGTCGAGTACGTCGCCGACGACCACGCGCCGTTCCGGCTCGGGACGGTGCACGTCGTCCCGCGGCACCGACACGGACCGCCGGTGCTCCCGCTCGTCGCGCACCAGCCCGGCGACGAGCTGTACCGGTCGCCGGACCGGTCGGGGGACCGCGGGGTGCCGGTGTCCAGCGCGGCGTCGTCCGCCACGGCGCGCCGGATCGCTTCACTCGGCCGGTACGCGGTCGAGCGGTTCGGCGAGACCGACGTGGAGGAGCCGGTGCTCCGCTCGCTCGGGGCGCTGTTCACCGCCGAGGCGGCGGTGATCACGGCGGTGACCACGGCGGCGAGCACGGCGTCGGGCACGGCGTCGGGCACATCAGGCGTGGCCGCGAACGGCGGGGCGGACGGCGGGGTCCCGGTCGCGCTCGAGGCGATGACGGCCTTCGTCGCGCAGCACCTCGACCGGCCGCTGTCGGTCGCCGAGATCGCTGCGGCCGGCGACTGCAGCCCCTCGACCGCCGGCCGGCTCTTCACGGCGCACCTCGGAGCGTCCGTCTCCGCGTGGGTCCGGGACGCCCGCATGCGCGAGGCCGCCGACCTGCTCCGGACCACCGGACTGCGGATCGGCGAGGTCGCCCGTGCGGTCGGGTTCGCCGACCAGCTGTACTTCTCGCGGGTGTTCCGCGCCGCGTTCGGGGTCCCGCCGAGCCGCTACGGGCGTGACGTGATCCGACCCTGA
- a CDS encoding ferredoxin, with translation MRIIADTSACVGAGQCALVAGSLFDQDDDGIVELLEEHPDSADEPAARRAASLCPAGAITIEN, from the coding sequence GTGCGGATCATCGCGGACACCAGCGCATGCGTCGGGGCGGGCCAGTGCGCGCTCGTCGCCGGCTCGCTCTTCGACCAGGACGACGACGGCATCGTCGAGCTCCTCGAGGAGCACCCGGACAGCGCGGACGAACCCGCTGCCCGGCGAGCGGCGAGCCTCTGCCCCGCGGGCGCCATCACGATCGAGAACTGA
- a CDS encoding FAD-dependent oxidoreductase, translated as MHVVVVGASVAGVTLAEALRSAGHAGPITLVGAEPHAPYARPPLSKQVLDGTWEPARTALRTRAELHALDVTLRTGAAATALDTVRHQVVVDGAALPYDVLVIATGTEAVRPELPGRSVHVLRTLDDAVTLRRAWSRSRHVAVLGSGVLGSELASAARAADRAVTVIGRSGTLTFGTVGTLLSDRLAELHRSHGVQLRLTAGATGAAAAVDECGADLVVAAIGSRPATAWLADSGLAIDDGVLCDASGRAAPDVYAVGDVARWADARTGRAVRVEHQTNAIEQALAVAATITGAASAPSTPFFWSEVHGVRIQAAGVFDDATLLDPSDEDPRILRQRSGVVGWGAPRAFRLARATLDRVPSPA; from the coding sequence GTGCACGTCGTCGTGGTCGGCGCCTCGGTCGCCGGCGTCACCCTGGCCGAGGCGCTCCGGTCGGCCGGGCACGCCGGACCGATCACCCTCGTCGGTGCGGAGCCGCACGCCCCGTACGCGCGCCCACCCCTGTCGAAGCAGGTGCTCGACGGCACGTGGGAGCCGGCGCGTACCGCGCTCCGCACCAGGGCGGAGCTCCACGCGCTCGATGTGACGCTCCGGACCGGTGCCGCCGCGACGGCGCTCGACACCGTCCGGCACCAGGTCGTCGTCGACGGAGCCGCCCTGCCGTACGACGTGCTCGTGATCGCCACCGGCACCGAGGCCGTCCGCCCCGAGCTGCCGGGTCGCTCGGTCCACGTCCTGCGCACACTCGACGACGCCGTGACGCTCCGCCGGGCCTGGTCGCGGTCCCGGCACGTGGCCGTGCTCGGTTCCGGGGTCCTCGGCTCCGAGCTCGCGTCGGCCGCACGCGCAGCCGACCGTGCCGTGACGGTGATCGGACGGAGCGGGACGCTGACCTTCGGCACCGTCGGGACGCTCCTGTCCGACCGCCTCGCCGAGCTCCACCGCAGCCACGGGGTGCAGCTCCGACTCACCGCCGGGGCCACCGGAGCGGCGGCGGCGGTCGACGAGTGCGGCGCGGACCTCGTCGTCGCCGCGATCGGCTCCCGGCCGGCGACCGCTTGGCTCGCCGACTCCGGCCTGGCGATCGACGACGGCGTGCTGTGCGACGCGTCGGGGCGGGCGGCGCCGGACGTCTACGCGGTCGGCGACGTCGCGCGCTGGGCCGACGCGAGGACCGGACGCGCCGTGCGGGTCGAACACCAGACGAACGCGATCGAGCAGGCACTCGCGGTCGCAGCGACGATCACCGGTGCGGCGTCGGCCCCGTCGACGCCGTTCTTCTGGTCGGAGGTGCACGGCGTCCGGATCCAGGCGGCCGGGGTCTTCGACGACGCCACTCTGCTCGACCCGTCGGACGAGGACCCGCGGATCCTCCGACAGCGCAGTGGGGTCGTCGGCTGGGGTGCTCCACGGGCCTTCCGGCTCGCCCGAGCCACCCTCGACCGCGTCCCGTCGCCCGCCTGA
- a CDS encoding cytochrome P450 — MSGCPFHQTAATLPGDGTPLTPSPTIAAWREAAPAVPLEFDDGHVGLVVTRYDTARAVLSDPRFSQLPHRMPRGPAGSAAASGPAPAAAPAPAPPPLDDAARRSIDAANLLALDGDVHQRMRRGITARFSLRQVRSREPEVERRVARQLEHIRRLGGPVDLFTEYARPIAAQTHCSVVGLHEDLVPEFVAHFIEPSSTQAKFDCIRRAVDRRAADPGDDVITDLLASDFTRVETEGLVFQLLSAGHDSVAYLIATATVALLTHPEQLARLRDDPTRIASAIEEFMRTGAMFLTLFPRTATEDVELDDLVVPAGTTVSVSPVGANRDPRRYDDPESFDVDRDAFGHLGFGYGPHGCIGQQLARLEIRQALTQLLAGLPDLRLVDAEQLRPMPFANPVATYDAGAVVVAWGPKTDRPSISPSL, encoded by the coding sequence ATGTCCGGCTGCCCGTTCCATCAGACCGCCGCCACGCTCCCCGGCGACGGCACGCCCCTCACCCCGTCCCCGACGATCGCCGCGTGGCGCGAGGCCGCGCCGGCCGTGCCGCTCGAGTTCGACGACGGCCACGTCGGCCTCGTCGTGACGCGGTACGACACGGCGCGGGCGGTCCTCAGCGACCCCCGGTTCAGCCAGCTGCCCCACCGGATGCCACGTGGCCCCGCCGGGAGCGCCGCCGCGTCGGGGCCGGCTCCGGCGGCGGCACCCGCGCCGGCGCCGCCACCGCTCGACGACGCCGCTCGCCGCTCGATCGACGCCGCGAACCTCCTCGCCCTCGACGGCGACGTGCACCAGCGGATGCGCCGTGGGATCACCGCGCGGTTCTCACTCAGACAGGTGCGGTCCCGCGAGCCCGAGGTCGAGCGGCGCGTCGCCCGGCAGCTCGAACACATCCGGCGACTGGGCGGCCCGGTCGACCTCTTCACCGAGTACGCACGGCCCATCGCAGCGCAGACCCACTGCAGCGTGGTCGGCCTCCACGAGGACCTCGTGCCCGAGTTCGTCGCGCACTTCATCGAGCCGAGCAGCACCCAGGCGAAGTTCGACTGCATCCGCCGAGCCGTCGACCGGCGCGCAGCGGACCCGGGCGACGACGTGATCACGGACCTCCTCGCATCGGACTTCACCCGCGTCGAGACCGAGGGGCTGGTCTTCCAGCTCCTGAGCGCCGGGCACGACTCCGTCGCGTACCTCATCGCCACGGCGACGGTCGCGCTGCTCACCCACCCCGAGCAGCTCGCACGACTCCGTGACGATCCCACCCGCATCGCATCGGCGATCGAGGAGTTCATGCGCACCGGCGCGATGTTCCTCACCCTGTTCCCGCGGACGGCGACCGAGGACGTCGAACTCGACGACCTCGTGGTGCCCGCCGGGACGACCGTGTCGGTCTCCCCCGTCGGCGCGAACCGCGATCCCCGCCGCTACGACGATCCCGAGTCGTTCGACGTCGATCGGGACGCGTTCGGCCACCTCGGGTTCGGCTACGGACCACACGGCTGCATCGGGCAGCAGCTCGCCCGACTCGAGATCCGTCAGGCGCTCACGCAGCTCCTGGCCGGCCTCCCGGATCTCCGGCTGGTGGATGCCGAACAGCTCCGACCGATGCCGTTCGCCAACCCGGTCGCCACCTACGACGCCGGTGCGGTCGTCGTGGCGTGGGGTCCGAAAACCGACCGACCATCAATATCTCCATCATTGTGA
- a CDS encoding extracellular solute-binding protein, which produces MTSRPPHPPTRPAARDVSRRAFLAAIAAGGAAIGLAGCTVISGGAVAADQQGIRLSKDPAPGRAHVVEMYNIWGGTLGNAWVLLAELYEQSQSHTGVRVTYAPLSGNTQIRLQTAIAAGTPPDLAFCTPEEYPQFAGYGVVTRLDGYMRKAGLTEQDYAPAVWKQMTATDGIWAHPVLVDVNFPLFWNKLVFADAGLDPEAPPKTIDELDRFSDAILKKDGRRVTRIGTIPWDYYGFSNSMFTLGFAFGGKFMSDDNQVATPDDDNIVQGLQWMCDYAKKVGGASQLAVTAPSQTLPSIASGNVGMAPMTTTDSSNVFKQGDKAKVELGAALFPYAEGLGKPGGATWLGGYDLFIPKESTEHDAAWDFLQFATTSDAGTEANFENATLLPGYTESPVLDEFRKDPTVAVYREGLLAARNIRPTIPVASTYATALDVAVSSAIYGQTTPERALKSVAAQVNSALDEFRKEHP; this is translated from the coding sequence ATGACGAGTCGACCACCACATCCACCCACGAGACCAGCGGCCAGGGACGTCTCCCGCCGAGCGTTCCTCGCCGCCATCGCCGCGGGCGGTGCCGCCATCGGTCTCGCCGGCTGCACCGTGATCAGCGGCGGCGCGGTCGCTGCCGACCAGCAGGGCATCCGCCTCAGCAAGGACCCGGCGCCCGGCCGCGCGCACGTCGTCGAGATGTACAACATCTGGGGCGGCACGCTCGGCAACGCGTGGGTCCTGCTCGCCGAGCTCTACGAGCAGTCGCAGTCGCACACCGGGGTCCGCGTCACCTACGCCCCGTTGTCCGGCAACACGCAGATCCGCCTGCAGACCGCGATCGCGGCGGGCACACCCCCGGACCTCGCGTTCTGCACCCCCGAGGAGTACCCCCAGTTCGCCGGCTACGGCGTCGTCACCCGGCTCGACGGCTACATGCGGAAGGCCGGCCTCACCGAGCAGGACTACGCGCCGGCGGTCTGGAAGCAGATGACGGCGACCGACGGCATCTGGGCGCACCCCGTCCTGGTCGACGTCAACTTCCCGCTGTTCTGGAACAAGCTGGTGTTCGCCGACGCCGGTCTCGACCCGGAGGCACCCCCGAAGACGATCGACGAACTCGACCGTTTCTCCGACGCGATCCTCAAGAAGGACGGTCGTCGGGTCACCCGCATCGGGACGATCCCGTGGGACTACTACGGCTTCAGCAACTCGATGTTCACGCTCGGTTTCGCGTTCGGCGGCAAGTTCATGAGCGACGACAACCAGGTCGCGACCCCCGACGACGACAACATCGTGCAGGGCCTGCAGTGGATGTGCGACTACGCGAAGAAGGTCGGCGGCGCCAGCCAGCTCGCCGTCACCGCGCCGTCGCAGACGCTCCCCTCGATCGCGAGCGGCAACGTCGGCATGGCGCCGATGACGACGACGGACAGTTCGAACGTCTTCAAGCAGGGCGACAAGGCGAAGGTCGAACTCGGCGCGGCGCTCTTCCCCTACGCCGAGGGACTCGGCAAACCCGGTGGTGCGACCTGGCTCGGGGGCTACGACCTGTTCATCCCGAAGGAGTCGACGGAACACGACGCCGCATGGGACTTCCTGCAGTTCGCGACGACCTCCGACGCGGGGACCGAGGCGAACTTCGAGAACGCCACGCTGCTCCCCGGGTACACCGAGTCGCCCGTGCTCGACGAGTTCCGGAAGGACCCCACCGTGGCGGTCTACCGCGAGGGTCTCCTGGCCGCCCGCAACATCCGCCCGACCATCCCGGTCGCCAGCACCTACGCAACCGCGCTCGACGTCGCCGTCAGCAGCGCGATCTACGGCCAGACGACCCCGGAGCGCGCGCTGAAGAGCGTCGCCGCGCAGGTCAACTCGGCCCTCGACGAGTTCCGGAAGGAGCACCCGTGA
- a CDS encoding sugar ABC transporter permease gives MSVTRSITTRGPKPKGTTWATHWIPRTRAQRQTFLWGLFFTAPAIIGLVAFTGGPIITSAVNSFTNANLLGGTRQWVGWDNYRTLFADGQWWLSLGNTLFITVISVPLGIAVALGLALLLNWRVKGLGFYRVVFFVPSIVPIVASAVIWAYVLNPQYGVINNVLGLFGIQGPGWLSDPNWSKPALILFGLWGVGNLMVILLAGLQGVPQDLLEQASLDGAGAWQQFRNVTLPFISPQLLFATITGLIAGFQYFTQAFVMTGGYGDPAGSTLVSGVYLYQSAFYHYQLGFSSAVGWVLFIIIAAVSVLAYRIIGRRVYYGGEAR, from the coding sequence GTGAGCGTCACGCGCAGCATCACGACCCGCGGCCCGAAGCCGAAGGGGACCACCTGGGCGACCCACTGGATCCCCCGAACCCGCGCGCAGCGGCAGACGTTCCTCTGGGGGCTCTTCTTCACCGCGCCCGCGATCATCGGACTCGTCGCCTTCACCGGCGGCCCGATCATCACCAGCGCGGTGAACAGCTTCACGAACGCGAACCTGCTCGGCGGCACACGCCAGTGGGTCGGCTGGGACAACTACCGGACCCTCTTCGCCGACGGACAGTGGTGGCTCTCACTCGGGAACACCCTCTTCATCACCGTGATCTCGGTGCCCCTCGGCATCGCGGTCGCCCTCGGGCTCGCGCTCCTGCTCAACTGGCGGGTCAAGGGCCTCGGGTTCTACCGCGTGGTGTTCTTCGTCCCGTCGATCGTGCCGATCGTCGCCAGCGCGGTGATCTGGGCGTACGTCCTCAACCCCCAGTACGGCGTGATCAACAACGTGCTCGGACTGTTCGGGATCCAGGGACCCGGATGGCTCTCCGACCCGAACTGGTCGAAGCCCGCGCTCATCCTGTTCGGCCTCTGGGGCGTGGGCAACCTCATGGTGATCCTGCTCGCAGGCCTGCAGGGCGTCCCGCAGGACCTCCTCGAGCAGGCCTCCCTCGACGGCGCCGGGGCGTGGCAGCAGTTCCGCAACGTGACCCTGCCGTTCATCAGCCCGCAGTTGCTCTTCGCGACCATCACCGGGCTCATCGCCGGCTTCCAGTACTTCACGCAGGCCTTCGTCATGACGGGCGGGTACGGCGATCCAGCCGGGTCGACCCTGGTGTCGGGCGTCTACCTGTACCAGTCGGCGTTCTACCACTACCAACTCGGATTCTCGAGCGCGGTCGGGTGGGTGCTGTTCATCATCATCGCCGCCGTCTCGGTCCTCGCGTACCGGATCATCGGCCGGCGCGTCTACTACGGAGGTGAGGCGCGATGA
- a CDS encoding carbohydrate ABC transporter permease yields the protein MTAIQNPTAAAAAALEPGRDTAPSKPVPQHRRRTWPQIAESIAKHSVLIVLSVVFLMPLFWMVTGAFKTQADIGAFPVKWFPDTITTGNFAYGLATFPLLQYFWNTLVICVPSMIGAALSSAMVGYGVSKIRWPWRNGIFTILIATMMVPFYVTMVPLFVAYRDVGWTGTYLPLIVPTFFGIPFFIFLMRQFFLGIPEALSDAARIDGAGELRIFIQVILPLCKPALAAVMLFQFLASWSDLLGPLLYLTKSSQYTLSLGLTFFQGAQGDTAVGPLMAVSTIILIPIVVLFFFAQKTFIQGITMSGIKD from the coding sequence ATGACCGCCATCCAGAACCCGACCGCCGCGGCGGCCGCAGCCCTCGAACCCGGTCGGGACACCGCACCGAGCAAGCCGGTTCCGCAGCACCGCCGCCGCACCTGGCCGCAGATCGCGGAGTCGATCGCGAAGCACTCGGTCCTCATCGTGCTCAGCGTCGTCTTCCTGATGCCGCTGTTCTGGATGGTGACGGGGGCCTTCAAGACCCAGGCCGACATCGGCGCGTTCCCCGTGAAGTGGTTCCCGGACACCATCACGACGGGCAACTTCGCCTACGGACTCGCGACGTTCCCGCTGCTCCAGTACTTCTGGAACACCCTCGTGATCTGCGTGCCGTCGATGATCGGTGCCGCGCTGTCGAGCGCCATGGTCGGCTACGGCGTCTCCAAGATCCGCTGGCCCTGGCGGAACGGGATCTTCACGATCCTCATCGCGACGATGATGGTGCCGTTCTACGTGACGATGGTCCCGCTGTTCGTGGCGTACCGCGACGTCGGCTGGACCGGGACGTACCTCCCCCTGATCGTCCCGACGTTCTTCGGCATCCCGTTCTTCATCTTCCTGATGCGGCAGTTCTTCCTCGGCATCCCCGAGGCCCTCTCCGACGCTGCACGGATCGACGGAGCCGGTGAGCTGCGGATCTTCATCCAGGTGATCCTGCCGCTCTGCAAGCCGGCCCTCGCCGCCGTGATGCTGTTCCAGTTCCTCGCGTCCTGGAGCGACCTCCTCGGACCGCTCCTCTACCTCACGAAATCGAGCCAGTACACGCTGTCCCTCGGCCTGACGTTCTTCCAGGGCGCACAGGGCGACACCGCGGTCGGACCGCTGATGGCCGTCTCGACGATCATCCTCATCCCGATCGTGGTGCTGTTCTTCTTCGCGCAGAAGACCTTCATCCAGGGCATCACGATGTCCGGCATCAAGGACTGA